The genomic DNA GACAGGACCGTATCCGAACCATACCGATATGAAATATCACGAATCCGTATATCGCAATTTCCTTTTGGCACAGGTTGTTTACTGCAATGCTTGTTGTAATGTATAGGGAATCGTTGCTTCGCCAACCAGCTGATTCCTCTATCAAAAAGATAACTGATCAGAATTGCTATAATCGTCCATGCGATCAATTCGGGAACGGCTATAAAAACTTGTGCCTGTTTCATTTCCCCGCCTATACCGGGCGAACATTGCGCCAGTACCTCTCCCATAATGATAGCACGCCAACCAAAGCCCGAAGCAGATGCAAGACCGCTGTATAGGAATGGCTTCAGTTGCGGATAGACCACCTGTGTCAGCTTGTTCCAGCGTCCGATCCTAAATTGACGAGCCATTATCGAAAACTCTTTCCTCTGTCCTCGTATTCCTTTCGTCAGGTTTTCCGTAAGGAGTGGGAACATGGTCAGAAAAGCGATTATCAAAGGAATACTTTCCGCATTCAGGAAAATCAAAGCCAAGAGTATAAATGAAATGACCGGAATGGAACGCATGATGGCCAGTAACGGACGAAATAGTTCATAAATCCACTCGCATTTGTAGAACAAGAGAGAAACTCCCATAGCCGCCATTAACGATATAGACATCCCGATGGTTCCACGCAACACTGTCGCCATGACTGATTGATAGAATGAACCGGATGCGAAAAGTGCAACGAGCGTGCTAAATAGGTGAGGTATGGACGGAACCAAATCCGGC from Parabacteroides merdae ATCC 43184 includes the following:
- a CDS encoding ATP-binding cassette domain-containing protein, whose amino-acid sequence is MKKSIFTILSITILILAWQLLTMLVRLPDLVPSIPHLFSTLVALFASGSFYQSVMATVLRGTIGMSISLMAAMGVSLLFYKCEWIYELFRPLLAIMRSIPVISFILLALIFLNAESIPLIIAFLTMFPLLTENLTKGIRGQRKEFSIMARQFRIGRWNKLTQVVYPQLKPFLYSGLASASGFGWRAIIMGEVLAQCSPGIGGEMKQAQVFIAVPELIAWTIIAILISYLFDRGISWLAKQRFPIHYNKHCSKQPVPKGNCDIRIRDISYRYGSDTVLSHFSYTFEKGFIYGITAPSGTGKTTLLNLIGNILKPAQGEIETDFKTGIAYVFQEPELLSQLTIAENIALPLAAYLKKEIAFEQAISILQKMELDGFENRFPNELSFGQQQRAAIARALTYPSPLLLMDEPFKGLDEALSRRIIKRIRERQTENGQTILFTSHNPGELHLFADKTVRLDPTSH